In Thunnus albacares chromosome 10, fThuAlb1.1, whole genome shotgun sequence, a single window of DNA contains:
- the aup1 gene encoding lipid droplet-regulating VLDL assembly factor AUP1 encodes METRGVEDMFDFRRFPKDALVLLLLLIYFPVGICLMLIRIFIGVHVFLVSCALPESFVRRFIVRVMCSVLGMHVRQKNPRSRDKNTKLYICNHVTEFDHNIINLLTPCNTPQLEGSTGFVCWARGFMEIHSASGQGAIGESLQRYCSTEGTPPLLLFPEEDTTNGRAGLLKFSSWPFSLTESIQPVALRVTRPLIALSTPDSSWLMELLWTFFAPCTVYHVSWLPTVSRQDGESTQEFANKVQELLACELGLVSTKITKADKAEHIKRKRHIVPQTATSVRPGSIGLGFMVQSLGADDHRIAKMAQQVKDVLPHVPLNVITKDLAKTNCVDTTITNLLENKEETPMEATGTSTFGPSKNSSYSSGSAPTIKPAAKSFGRSPADRHLSLQERKEALYNFARRRYIEKHGLDQEDSQ; translated from the exons ATGGAGACTCGGGGGGTTGAAGACATGTTTGACTTTCGTCG GTTTCCCAAAGATGCACTTGTTCTCCTGCTATTGCTGATTTACTTTCCAGTTGGCATTTGTTTGATGTTAATACGGATTTTTATCGGTGTTCACGTGTTCCTGGTCAGCTGTGCACTTCCAGAAAGTTTTGTTAGAAG ATTTATTGTGAGGGTGATGTGCTCAGTCCTGGGGATGCACGTGAGACAGAAAAACCCTCGCTCCAGAGACAAAAACACCAAGCTGTACATATGCAATCATGTGACAGAGTTTGATCACAACATAATCAACCTCCTGACCCCCTGCAATACA CCTCAGTTAGAGGGCTCCACAGGCTTTGTGTGTTGGGCCAGAggtttcatggaaatccattcAGCGTCTGGCCAGGGAGCGATAGGAGAGTCTCTTCAGAGGTACTGCTCCACTGAAGGCACCCCACCTTTGCTCCTGTTTCCTGAAGAGGACACCACAAACGGCCGTGCTGGCCTGCTCAAGTTCAG ttcCTGGCCTTTCTCTCTGACAGAGTCCATTCAACCTGTGGCCTTACGGGTGACCAGACCATTGATTGCTTTG AGCACACCAGATTCCAGTTGGCTGATGGAGCTTTTGTGGACATTTTTTGCTCCATGTACAGTGTATCATGTAAG TTGGCTCCCAACAGTATCCAGACAAGATGGAGAGTCCACGCAGGAGTTTGCCAACAAAGTCCAGGAG CTGCTAGCCTGTGAACTTGGCTTGGTGTCTACAAAGATCACTAAAGCTGATAAAGCAGAGCACATCAAAAGGAAAAGACACATCGTACCACAAACAGCTACAA GTGTCAGACCGGGCTCTATTGGCCTTGGCTTCATGGTCCAGAGTCTGGGAGCAGATGACCACAGGATTGCTAAGATGGCCCAACAGGTGAAGGACGTGCTGCCTCATGTCCCACTCAATGTCATCACAAAGGACTTAG CAAAAACCAATTGTGTTGACACCACCATAACAAATCTGCTGGAGAACAAGGAGGAAACACCAATGGAAGCAACTGGGACGTCAACATTTGGGCCTTCGAAGAACAGCTCCTATTCCTCTGGTTCTGCTCCTACCATAAAG CCTGCTGCCAAATCTTTTGGGAGATCACCAGCTGACAGACATTTGTCTCtccaagagagaaaagaagcgCTGTATAATTTTGCAAGACG
- the ctsf gene encoding cathepsin F — protein MVLRYRPVILGLLALAAGLSSVLGLGEDLDRPLFGPPGSPIRLQESDPGLQKALQFAEERYNRGSNAMHLRRVSRIVSATKQLVKGIRYTITVELSNTQCKKSAMLRTCDFYPEAHKLKTEVCLFEVWDVPWQGTSTLLKQKCQPKAEPQVEETNKVEDPSTSEPLEESVKLLGQFKEFMVKYNKVYSSQEEADRRLRIFHENLKTAEKIQSLDQGSAEYGVTKFSDLTEEEFRSTYLNQLLSQWTLHQPMKPASPARGPAPDSWDWREHGAVSSVKNQGMCGSCWAFSVTGNIEGQWFLKNGTLLSLSEQELVDCDGLDQACRGGLPSNAYEAIEKLGGLESESDYSYTGHKQRCDFTSGKVAAYINSSVELSKDEKEIAAWLAENGPISVALNAFAMQFYRKGVSHPMKIFCNPWMIDHAVLMVGYGERKGIPFWAIKNSWGEDYGEQGYYYLYRGSNACGINKMCSSAVVN, from the exons ATGGTGCTCAGATATCGTCCGGTAATCCTGGGGCTGCTGGCCTTGGCCGCCGGTCTGAGCTCTGTGCTGGGGCTAGGTGAGGACCTGGACCGGCCTCTGTTCGGGCCTCCCGGCTCTCCTATCCGACTGCAAGAGTCCGACCCAGGCCTGCAGAAGGCTCTGCAGTTCGCCGAGGAGCGCTACAACCGGGGCTCCAACGCCATGCACCTCCGCAGAGTGAGCCGGATCGTCTCCGCCACCAAACAG CTGGTTAAAGGGATCCGCTACACTATAACAGTGGAACTGAGTAACACTCAATGTAAGAAAAGCGCCATGCTCAGGACATGTGACTTCTATCCCGAAGCACACAAACTCAAG acGGAGGTGTGTCTGTTTGAAGTGTGGGACGTTCCCTGGCAGGGCACTTCAACTCTGCTTAAACAGAAGTGCCAACCTAAAG CCGAACCTCAAGTCGAAGAGACCAACAAGGTCGAGGATCCATCCACCAGCGAGCCTCTGGAG GAGTCTGTGAAGCTGCTGGGCCAGTTCAAAGAGTTCATGGTAAAATACAATAAGGTCTACAGCAGCCAGGAGG AGGCAGACCGTCGTTTGCGTATCTTCCATGAGAACCTGAAGACTGCAGAGAAGATCCAGTCTTTGGATCAGGGCTCAGCAGAGTATGGTGTCACCAAGTTCAGCGACCTAACTG AGGAAGAGTTTCGCTCTACTTACCTGAACCAACTACTGAGCCAGTGGACTCTTCACCAGCCAATGAAACCGGCCTCTCCTGCACGAGGCCCCGCCCCTGACAGCTGGGATTGGCGAGAACATGGAGCTGTCAGTTCTGTTAAGAACCAG ggTATGTGTGGATCTTGCTGGGCATTTTCTGTCACAGGCAACATTGAAGGCCAGTGGTTTCTGAAAAATGGAACATTACTGTCATTGTCTGAACAAG AGCTGGTTGACTGTGATGGGCTGGACCAGGCGTGCAGAGGCGGGCTACCATCAAATGCTTATGAAGCCATTGAGAAGCTGG GTGGTCTGGAGTCAGAGAGTGACTACTCGTACACCGGGCACAAGCAGAGGTGTGACTTCACCAGCGGGAAGGTGGCCGCCTACATCAACAGCTCTGTGGAGCTTTCTAAAGATGAGAAAG AAATTGCAGCTTGGCTGGCTGAGAACGGACCAATCTCTGTTGCTCTGAATGCCTTTGCCATGCAG TTTTACAGGAAGGGTGTGTCTCATCCTATGAAGATCTTCTGCAACCCCTGGATGATCGACCACGCTGTGCTGATGGTGGGATATGGAGAAC gtaAAGGTATCCCATTCTGGGCCATCAAAAACAGCTGGGGGGAGGATTATGGAGAGCAG GGTTACTACTACCTATACAGGGGGTCCAATGCGTGTGGGATCAACAAGATGTGCTCATCTGCTGTAGTCAACTAA
- the eif1ad gene encoding probable RNA-binding protein EIF1AD, whose product MSQATKRKHVVKEVLGDFVTPTENQQIVKVISSRGNNLHETVTAQGETFLVSMPTKFRKNIWIKRGDYVIVDPIEEGEKVKAEISFILYKDHIQYLQKQQLWPEGFNEEPPAQDKTNKQQDEEKDEAEDVSDSEDDESDLFVNTNRCNYQYSESEEEEDSEDEDEEERTENGS is encoded by the exons ATGTCACAGGCCACCAAACGCAAACATGTTGTCAAGGAGGTTCTTGGAGACTTTGTCACGCCCACAGAGAACCAGCAGATTGTGAAG GTTATCAGTAGCCGTGGTAACAACCTCCATGAGACTGTCACGGCTCAGGGTGAGACCTTCCTGGTGAGCATGCCCACCAAGTTTCGCAAGAACATCTGGATCAAGAGAG GTGACTATGTGATTGTGGATCCTATTGAAGAAGGTGAGAAGGTGAAGGCAGAGATCAGCTTCATTCTCTATAAAGATCACATTCAGTACCTGCAAAAACAGCAGCTCTG GCCAGAAGGTTTTAATGAGGAGCCGCCAGcgcaagacaaaacaaacaaacagcaagacGAGGAGAAAGACGAGGCAGAGGACGTCAGCGACTCTGAGGACGATGAGAGTGATCTGTTTGTGAACACCAACCGCTGTAACTACCAGTACAGCgagagcgaggaggaggaggacagtgaAGATGAGGACGAAGAGGAAAGGACAGAAAATGGTTCATAG
- the si:dkey-160o24.3 gene encoding N-acetyllactosaminide beta-1,3-N-acetylglucosaminyltransferase 2: MARCYCRWRNLLICVCGPCICLALLFIYVAVMLCLSLNSTGMPTVLNPLHFVASGTFSNGSFAPLPKTFWEFHLHGNAFWNRLQLAIDRHFNPILRSKNTKKGFESSIVNDSLLKQSFSEVTNLDSTRRDFYKLPELMRDFVVHMNRRDYPVLLHPDAVCGAGAKDEKEPPLLLLAIKTTELNFKNRQAIRRTWGQEGWVAGQRRNSSRGKADGGYVRRVFLLGKENPQELGVDVSHLLQLESKRYGDILQWDFSDTFFNLTLKDVLFWSWFSDVCDQTRFVFKGDDDVFVNTPRMISFLQDQLRKPQADKAMNDFMVGDVIGAALPNRVDKSKYFVPDSFYKGIYPTYAGGGGVVYSGLLAKRLHNVSKRIHLFPIDDVFVGMCMVRLNAHPIHHPAFLTFDFPDKDEEKLCAYHRILLVHKRSPTQMVKLWADMKKKQRRCWGVPLRAADKKENKKKL, encoded by the coding sequence ATGGCGCGGTGTTACTGTCGCTGGCGTAACCTGTTAATCTGTGTATGCGGTCCATGCATCTGCCTGGCCCTGCTGTTCATCTATGTCGCTGTCATGTTGTGTTTGAGCTTGAACAGCACAGGAATGCCAACAGTCTTGAATCCTCTTCACTTTGTGGCCTCAGGAACTTTTAGTAATGGGAGCTTTGCCCCACTGCCTAAAACTTTCTGGGAGTTCCACCTGCATGGAAATGCCTTTTGGAACCGACTACAGCTGGCCATCGACCGCCATTTCAACCCCATCCTGCGttccaaaaacaccaaaaaggGATTTGAAAGCAGCATCGTTAATGATTCCCTACTGAAGCAAAGTTTCTCTGAAGTTACTAACTTGGACAGCACGAGGAGAGACTTTTACAAGCTGCCAGAGCTGATGCGAGACTTTGTGGTACACATGAACAGGAGGGACTATCCAGTCCTCCTTCACCCAGATGCAGTATGTGGAGCTGGGGCAAAAGATGAGAAGGAGCCCCCACTGCTTCTTCTAGCCATCAAGACGACAGAGCTGAACTTCAAGAACCGACAAGCCATCCGAAGGACCTGGGGTCAGGAGGGTTGGGTGGCAGGACAGAGGaggaacagcagcagaggaaaagcaGATGGAGGATACGTCCGCAGGGTGTTCCTGCTAGGAAAAGAGAACCCTCAGGAGCTGGGCGTGGATGTGTCTCATCTACTGCAGTTGGAGAGTAAGCGTTATGGAGACATTCTGCAGTGGGATTtcagtgacacatttttcaaCCTCACCTTGAAGGATGTGCTCTTCTGGAGCTGGTTCTCAGATGTTTGCGACCAGACTCGCTTCGTCTTTAAGGGGGATGACGACGTCTTCGTCAACACACCGAGAATGATATCCTTCCTCCAGGACCAGCTGAGGAAACCACAAGCTGACAAGGCTATGAATGACTTCATGGTCGGAGATGTCATAGGAGCGGCATTACCCAATCGAGTCGACAAGTCCAAGTACTTCGTCCCAGACAGCTTCTACAAGGGCATCTATCCTACATATGCAGGCGGGGGAGGGGTGGTGTACTCAGGCCTGCTGGCCAAACGCCTACACAACGTATCTAAAAGAattcacctgttccccattgACGATGTTTTTGTAGGGATGTGTATGGTTCGGCTTAACGCACACCCCATCCACCACCCTGCCTTCCTTACATTTGACTTTCCTGACAAGGATGAGGAGAAGCTGTGTGCGTACCACAGAATCTTACTGGTCCACAAACGAAGCCCCACCCAGATGGTTAAACTGTGGGCAgacatgaaaaagaaacagagacgGTGTTGGGGTGTGCCCCTGAGGGCGGCAgacaagaaggaaaacaaaaaaaaactgtaa